The following proteins come from a genomic window of Clostridia bacterium:
- a CDS encoding metallopeptidase family protein, translated as MDRDVFERLLDEVACELPEEFYADLNGGIIISDEAPYHSQSVADDLYIMGEYRRSEMGRQIVIFYGSFEKLYPNISEQRLKKELRQVLRHEFRHHLEGLAGQRDLEVEDEEEIADYLWRHELRKRRRKSGARRLDDFQIGRNRNK; from the coding sequence ATGGACAGAGATGTTTTTGAGCGCCTTTTGGACGAGGTCGCCTGCGAGTTGCCCGAGGAATTTTACGCCGATCTGAACGGCGGCATAATAATATCCGACGAGGCTCCGTATCACAGCCAAAGCGTTGCCGACGATCTTTATATCATGGGAGAATACAGGCGCAGCGAGATGGGGCGGCAGATAGTAATATTTTACGGCTCGTTTGAAAAGCTTTATCCCAATATTTCCGAGCAGCGTCTTAAAAAAGAATTGCGCCAGGTGCTCCGCCATGAGTTTCGCCATCATCTTGAAGGACTTGCGGGACAGCGCGATCTGGAAGTAGAAGACGAAGAAGAGATAGCCGACTATCTTTGGCGGCACGAGCTGCGAAAGCGCAGACGCAAAAGCGGCGCGCGCCGGCTTGACGACTTTCAAATAGGACGAAACAGAAATAAATAA
- a CDS encoding citrate synthase, whose translation MINQAYLDKLYKKFTDYTTIDPSAFDNTNIKRGLRNADGTGVMAGVTVIGNVHGYLINEGDRMPIDGELYYRGINIKDMVEGYDGPKNRRFEEVAHLLLLGSLPNAEEFEIFGSMLTKLRDLPKGFTEDMIIKAPSSDIMNKMARSVLAMYSYDPDPSNLSVENVLRQCIELTARLPIIAAHAFHVKRHFYDRKSLYIHLPKAKYGTAGNFLNAVRPDKKFTESEESILDLALVLHAEHGGGNNSTFTTRVLTSAGTDTYSAISAAIGSLRGYRHGGANIKVHNMFETMKQDVHDVRDDDEVSDYLERILRKEVGDKSGLIYGMGHAIYTKSDPRAVLLKKAARELALEKGMLDEFELLDRVERLAPAILNKKMGAHRVVCANVDMYSGFVYRMLNIPMELYTPLFAIARIAGWSAHRVEELLSGTKIIRPAYKNIAKTRVYMPMSERTDYESPSVTAQN comes from the coding sequence ATGATTAACCAGGCGTATCTTGATAAGCTTTATAAGAAATTTACGGACTATACTACTATAGATCCAAGCGCTTTTGACAACACCAATATAAAACGCGGCCTCAGAAACGCCGACGGCACGGGCGTCATGGCCGGCGTTACGGTTATCGGTAACGTACACGGTTATCTTATAAATGAGGGCGACAGAATGCCCATTGACGGCGAGCTCTATTATCGTGGTATAAATATAAAGGATATGGTAGAAGGCTACGACGGTCCCAAGAACCGCCGTTTTGAGGAAGTGGCTCATCTTCTGCTTTTGGGCAGCCTGCCAAACGCCGAAGAGTTTGAAATATTCGGCAGCATGCTCACAAAGCTTCGCGATCTGCCCAAGGGTTTTACCGAGGACATGATAATAAAAGCGCCCAGCTCGGACATAATGAATAAGATGGCGAGAAGCGTACTTGCAATGTATTCCTACGATCCCGACCCGTCCAATCTATCGGTAGAGAACGTACTTAGGCAGTGCATAGAGCTTACGGCAAGGCTGCCAATAATCGCGGCGCATGCCTTTCACGTTAAACGCCACTTCTATGACAGAAAGAGTCTTTATATACATTTGCCCAAGGCGAAATACGGAACGGCCGGCAACTTCTTAAACGCCGTTCGCCCGGACAAAAAGTTCACCGAAAGCGAAGAGAGCATACTCGATCTCGCGCTCGTTCTGCACGCAGAGCACGGCGGCGGTAACAACTCCACTTTTACCACGCGAGTACTTACCAGCGCAGGCACCGACACATATTCCGCGATATCGGCCGCAATAGGTTCGCTTCGCGGCTATCGTCACGGCGGAGCCAATATAAAGGTCCATAATATGTTTGAAACGATGAAACAGGACGTGCATGACGTGCGCGACGACGATGAGGTCTCTGATTATCTTGAGCGTATACTCAGAAAAGAAGTCGGCGACAAAAGCGGCCTTATCTACGGCATGGGACATGCGATATATACGAAAAGCGATCCCAGAGCAGTGCTTTTAAAGAAGGCCGCGCGCGAGCTCGCATTGGAAAAAGGCATGCTTGACGAATTCGAGCTTCTCGACAGGGTCGAGCGACTTGCTCCGGCAATACTCAATAAAAAGATGGGCGCGCACAGGGTCGTATGCGCAAATGTCGATATGTATTCGGGCTTTGTTTACCGTATGCTCAACATACCTATGGAGCTCTATACTCCGCTTTTCGCAATTGCGAGAATAGCCGGCTGGTCGGCGCACAGAGTTGAGGAGCTTTTGTCGGGTACTAAGATAATCCGTCCGGCGTACAAAAATATTGCAAAAACACGCGTTTATATGCCTATGAGCGAAAGGACCGATTACGAAAGCCCTTCGGTAACGGCACAAAATTAA